A region from the Acyrthosiphon pisum isolate AL4f chromosome A1, pea_aphid_22Mar2018_4r6ur, whole genome shotgun sequence genome encodes:
- the LOC100571653 gene encoding uncharacterized protein LOC100571653: MNHINSAKVNMVPIFKYECFEDPLPNPNSKKIKYKSFKLSQNRFNEKKLPVFDSMFQISYNKNICTTSTVQNFMSLYNKVNKLQKDYTPLHLAIEMGNFHLIQFLLRLPTINVNTFTGTGFTGLHMAIKSENLTIVKYLCEYSDIDLEATSNSVGTPLIYATLISTPIILKTLIDYGADVNKTFTADCLNSLMLAIHNHKNEHSWILAESGICPLHTDVKKWNALHYAAIFKASTELLQKLIEIGCDQNGITREGMTPLHHAVISGSIDSVQILVMKADIHITDENGLTALHYAAYQGHWEIVKILLAAGSRPNKKTNSKVTPLHFAAKHDRFLVVEELLKCYVDVNAVTMQCNTPLHYAACNGNEKMVEVLLKHGADPNIPNKDNDLPIHLACLRGAIDAVKLLCLNTSNMDCRNKNNMSPLHNAVLSTNEKLIKFLLNKYKFSIDTDLFSVALRSGNIHIIKIIIDKTNESILKDEVFWFKIIGFTGSLEIIKLFVKRVQPPISVISSLVGYATHLGHCDIARFLLEYVGTWDDLLDGEGNTALYYAIHKNDTELVRLLIEKGSNVNHINDAGITLLQSASKNANTEIVKLLLKNWTTCYNSNNETIL, translated from the exons ATGAATCATATTAACAGTGCAAAA gtaaacATGGTGCCCATATTCAAGTATGAATGTTTTGAAGATCCATTACCAAATCCAAACAGCAAGAAGATTAAGTATAAAAGCTTTAAACTTTCACAAAATCGCTTTAATGAGAAAAAATTGCCTGTATTTGATTCAATGTTTCAAAttagttacaacaaaaacatttgCACAACAAGTACTGTACAAaattttatgtcattatataataaagtaaataaattacaaaaagatTACACACCCTTGCACTTAGCTATCGAAATGGGTAATTTTCActtgattcaatttttattaagacTTCCCACGATCAATGTCAATACTTTTACGGGTACCGGTTTCACAGGACTTCATATGGCTATTAAGTCTGAAAATTTAACTATTGTCAAATATTTATGCGAGTATTCGGATATTGATTTAGAAGCAACATCAAATAGTGTTGGTACACCACTGATTTATGCTACGTTAATTTCAACtccaataattttgaaaacattaattgATTATGGCGCTGATGTAAATAAGACATTTACAGCAGACTGTTTGAATTCTTTGATGTTAGCTATTCATAATCATAAAAACGAACACAGTTGGATATTGGCTGAAAGTGGTATTTGCCCTTTACACACAGATGTAAAAAAATGGAATGCCTTACATTATGCTGCTATATTTAAAGCTTCTACTGAATTACTgcaaaaattaatagaaataggTTGTGACCAAAATGGTATTACTCGAGAGGGCATGACACCTTTACACCATGCAGTTATTTCTGGAAGTATTGATTCTGTTCAAATACTTGTGATGAAAGCAGACATTCATATAACAGATGAAAATGGACTTACTGCTTTACATTATGCTGCATATCAAGGACATTgggaaattgtaaaaatattgttagctGCTGGTTCTAGACCaaataagaaaacaaatagCAAAGTAACACCTTTACATTTTGCAGCCAAACACGATCGGTTTTTAGTGGTAGAGGAACTATTAAAGTGCTATGTTGATGTTAATGCTGTTACTATGCAATGCAATACACCATTGCATTATGCGGCTTGTAATGGAAATGAAAAAATGGTTGAAGTTTTATTGAAACACGGAGCCGATCCAAATATTCCAAACAAAGACAATGATTTGCCTATACACCTTGCTTGTTTACGTGGTGCTATTGATGCTGTAAAGTTATTATGTTTGAATACATCAAATATGGATTGtcgaaacaaaaacaatatgtcACCATTACACAATGCTGTATTAAGTACTAATGAAAAgttaataaagtttttattgaataaatataaatttagtattgATACTGATTTGTTTAGTGTGGCTTTACGTTCCGGAAACatacacataattaaaattataattgataaaactaATGAATCAATATTAAAGGATGAAGTATTTTGGTTTAAGATAATTGGTTTTACTGGATCTCtagaaataattaagttatttgttAAACGTGTTCAACCACCTATTTCAGTTATATCAAGTCTAGTAGGATATGCCACACATTTAGGTCATTGTGACATTGCCCGATTCTTACTAGAATATGTTGGAACATGGGATGATCTTCTTGATGGAGAAGGAAATACAGCATTATACTAcgcaatacataaaaatgatacagaATTAGTTCGCTTACTGATAGAAAAAGGTTCAAATGTGAATCACATAAATGATGctggtattacattattacaatctGCGTCAAAAAATGCTAATACGGAAATTGTGAAGTTGTTATTGAAGAATTGGACTACATGTTACAATTCGAATAACGAGactatcttataa